In Flavobacteriales bacterium, one genomic interval encodes:
- a CDS encoding T9SS type A sorting domain-containing protein: protein MKAVLGFLLTIISISAFPQFPEPIGFDFIYHYFMIFEGGNCAGQPVVGPTYCSQFSWSAPDTSSTSATLEYYELHYYSYVTMDTVILTTTTEMSFAMEIAIIGEVWVTATYVDPDGGSGPSNIIINNSLPISVEESQSQKPLSVSYDNVSQELFITNTNALDRVNIYDDQGRLMISEGSSKDKLNIADLVKGIYVIELVLNNNETVRQKIIK from the coding sequence ATGAAAGCTGTCCTTGGATTTTTGCTGACTATTATCTCGATCTCGGCGTTCCCACAATTTCCTGAACCGATCGGGTTTGACTTTATCTATCATTATTTCATGATCTTCGAAGGTGGTAATTGTGCGGGGCAACCCGTGGTTGGCCCAACATACTGCTCCCAATTCAGTTGGTCTGCTCCGGACACGAGTTCCACCAGCGCTACATTGGAATACTATGAATTGCATTACTATTCTTACGTAACAATGGATACGGTCATTCTTACCACAACAACAGAGATGTCCTTTGCCATGGAAATAGCAATAATTGGTGAGGTATGGGTGACAGCAACGTATGTGGATCCGGATGGAGGATCAGGACCATCCAACATCATCATAAATAATTCACTGCCGATCTCCGTTGAGGAAAGTCAATCGCAAAAGCCTCTGAGCGTTTCTTATGATAATGTCTCGCAGGAGCTATTCATCACGAACACGAACGCCTTGGATCGTGTCAATATTTATGATGATCAAGGACGACTAATGATTTCCGAAGGTTCATCCAAGGATAAATTGAACATTGCCGACTTAGTGAAAGGAATTTACGTGATCGAGCTTGTGTTGAATAATAACGAAACTGTCCGACAGAAGATCATTAAATGA
- a CDS encoding T9SS type A sorting domain-containing protein, translating to MKTTSALLACMTMTFAANAQWTNFPDPPLAVCAAANEQNTVKAVSDGADGWYVLWLDGRVSDTKEEVYGQHLNADGVALWEVDGRQLIADPVKKVNDFAICLTDQGSLFIAWVHGTDTLKAQLLDAAGAPTWPQPAIIAGRVDANAYNIGAPRVLVRGDGAFVTWMPDHQGANPVVAYNVVDGSGGVMHGFNGIYIPGSGYAVNGINPDGSGGMFIHWATANALGAGIKVRRVNASGDLQWIDNVSPTAGSAGISDGEYTAVYDGTDGLVVVWNNSGDVLMSRVDLSGTLTWSPAIKPVCVQPDQQRRPTVVAQEGHLYFAWSDSRPPADNSDLFAQKMDLNGEPLWTVDGVLAIRESSYIPHARIAPTPDGGAYVVHKASGGFKAMLLNSSGVPVWNPAYKMTEASYAPFYGDVRMLPTSDGNAVIFWATQGNNIHGTRIDPSSGISTGISASNDAVILTAFPNPVNDRVNIVCGADLFGKRGVIEVFDATGKRVHAEQVNNFGALQPLGLSAEWKEGLYLVMVRVVGSEPRSARLIIRR from the coding sequence ATGAAGACCACTTCAGCCCTGCTCGCCTGTATGACCATGACATTCGCCGCGAACGCCCAATGGACGAATTTCCCGGACCCACCGCTGGCGGTCTGCGCAGCAGCGAACGAGCAGAATACCGTAAAGGCGGTAAGCGATGGGGCGGATGGCTGGTATGTACTTTGGCTCGATGGGCGCGTGAGCGACACGAAGGAGGAAGTGTATGGCCAACACCTGAATGCCGACGGCGTGGCGCTTTGGGAAGTTGATGGCAGACAGCTGATCGCCGATCCGGTGAAGAAGGTCAACGACTTCGCGATCTGCTTAACGGACCAAGGCTCACTTTTCATCGCGTGGGTGCACGGCACCGACACACTGAAGGCGCAATTGTTGGACGCAGCTGGTGCCCCAACATGGCCTCAACCCGCCATTATTGCGGGTCGTGTGGACGCCAATGCGTACAACATCGGCGCGCCACGCGTACTGGTCAGAGGCGATGGCGCCTTCGTCACGTGGATGCCTGATCACCAGGGCGCCAATCCGGTCGTAGCGTATAACGTGGTCGATGGATCAGGCGGGGTGATGCATGGCTTCAACGGGATCTACATCCCCGGCAGCGGCTATGCGGTGAACGGCATTAACCCGGACGGTAGCGGTGGGATGTTCATCCACTGGGCCACGGCGAATGCCCTCGGTGCGGGGATCAAAGTGCGGCGGGTGAATGCCAGCGGCGATCTTCAATGGATCGACAATGTGTCGCCTACCGCTGGGTCCGCCGGGATCTCCGATGGCGAGTACACCGCAGTGTACGACGGTACCGATGGCTTGGTGGTGGTGTGGAATAACAGTGGTGATGTGCTCATGAGCCGTGTCGATCTCAGTGGTACGCTCACCTGGAGCCCCGCGATCAAGCCTGTTTGTGTGCAGCCTGATCAACAGCGACGACCTACTGTTGTTGCGCAGGAAGGTCACCTTTATTTCGCATGGTCCGATTCACGCCCTCCGGCGGATAACTCCGACCTCTTCGCGCAGAAGATGGACCTGAACGGTGAGCCGCTCTGGACCGTGGATGGCGTATTGGCCATCCGGGAAAGCTCCTACATCCCGCATGCCCGCATTGCACCAACACCCGATGGTGGAGCGTACGTGGTACACAAGGCGAGCGGGGGCTTCAAGGCGATGCTGCTCAATAGCTCCGGTGTACCGGTATGGAACCCGGCCTACAAGATGACGGAAGCGAGCTACGCTCCGTTCTACGGTGACGTGCGCATGCTTCCCACTTCCGATGGCAATGCCGTCATCTTCTGGGCCACGCAGGGCAACAACATCCACGGTACGCGTATCGATCCAAGTAGCGGGATCAGCACGGGGATATCCGCGTCGAACGATGCGGTGATCCTTACAGCGTTCCCGAACCCGGTGAACGATCGGGTGAACATCGTATGCGGTGCGGACCTCTTCGGCAAACGCGGTGTGATCGAGGTCTTCGATGCCACCGGCAAACGCGTGCATGCCGAACAGGTGAACAATTTCGGCGCACTGCAACCACTGGGTCTTTCCGCTGAATGGAAAGAAGGACTGTACTTGGTGATGGTGCGCGTGGTAGGTTCTGAGCCACGGTCCGCACGCTTGATCATTCGCCGGTAA
- a CDS encoding response regulator transcription factor yields the protein MITAVQIDDEVNALEFLRARLNEVASEVNVLGVANNINDAEALIAEKKPQLVFLDVEMPGGTGFELLKRLGRWDFDVIFTTGHSRYAIQAIRFSALDYLLKPVQADELRAAIDRHIANRNSAIPEVQQHFLNNIEQQEENALKLTLTHGDRTHAIDPADITWCQADNNYTALHLADERRFISARTLKDYDDMLTPLGFIRVHKSSLVNRRHVDGVDGEGRVRLRNGTRVEVSRRRLEEVTRELRS from the coding sequence ATGATCACTGCTGTGCAGATAGACGACGAAGTGAACGCATTGGAATTCCTGCGTGCGCGATTGAATGAAGTGGCTTCCGAAGTGAATGTGCTCGGTGTGGCGAATAACATCAACGATGCGGAGGCTCTGATCGCCGAGAAGAAACCGCAACTGGTCTTTCTTGATGTGGAAATGCCAGGTGGTACGGGGTTCGAATTATTGAAGAGACTTGGGCGATGGGACTTTGATGTGATCTTTACCACAGGACATAGTCGTTATGCCATCCAAGCCATTCGGTTCAGCGCCTTGGATTACTTGCTTAAACCTGTGCAGGCGGATGAGTTGCGTGCTGCGATCGACCGGCATATCGCCAACAGGAATAGTGCGATACCGGAGGTGCAGCAACACTTCCTCAATAACATTGAACAGCAAGAAGAGAATGCGTTGAAGCTCACGCTCACTCATGGCGACCGCACGCACGCCATAGACCCCGCCGATATTACCTGGTGCCAGGCCGATAATAACTACACCGCATTGCACCTTGCGGATGAACGTCGTTTCATATCCGCACGCACGTTGAAGGATTACGACGACATGCTTACGCCGCTTGGCTTCATCCGGGTACACAAGAGTTCCTTGGTGAACCGCCGACATGTGGATGGTGTTGATGGCGAAGGGCGTGTGCGGCTGCGCAACGGCACCCGTGTGGAAGTAAGCCGGAGGCGGTTGGAGGAGGTTACGCGGGAGCTGAGGAGCTGA